Below is a window of Desulfarculaceae bacterium DNA.
GCGAGACCAAGGATTGGCGCACCTTCAAGTTCCCCACCATGGCCACCTCCTTCCCCCAGGAGGTGATCATCCGCGAGACCATCCGGCCCAACGGAACCCTGGGCCGCACCGGCGTGGGCGAGATGTGCCTGGTGCCCACCGCCCCGGCGGTGATCAACGGGATCAAGGACGCCATCGGCACCTTCATCACCGACCTGCCGGCCACGCCCGACAAGGTGCTGGCCGCCCTGGGCAAGTCGGGGAGCTAGCCCGCTTATTTCAGGGAGGTTGGGTGGCGCTAAGCCACGAGCTAGTATCCATGGGACGGTTATGAAACAAACGCCAGCGTCATCAAGGCACGGCCTGCACCCAGGCCCGGCACAGCCAGGCGCCGGCAGACAAGGCGTCTGGCAAGCGAGGGCCGCGGGCGTAGCCTTCAGTGCTACGTCGAGGCCCGAGCGCAGCCAGCAACACCGTATGCCGGTGGCTGGCGCAGCCGGACGCCCGGCCTTCCTGAAATATGGGGGCTAAGCGATGAGCGATGCCACTGGAGCTGGCGGCGACGCCGCCAGCTCCACCCGGCATCTTCGGACCGTGGCCGGCCGGGAGATCGCCTTTGACGGCGAGGGCTTTTTCTGGGACTTCGACGAGTGGAGCGAGGAAGCCGCCCGCGAGCTGGCCGCGGAAAGCGGCCTGGCCGAACTGGATGACGAGCACTGGAAGGTGCTCCGCTTCTTTCGCGACTACTTCGCGTACCACGGCCGCGCGCCCCTGAACCGGGACATTAAAAAGGGCACCGGCTTCTCCCTGCTGGAATTGCAGGGCATGTTTCCCGGCGGGCTAAAGGAAGGCGCCCGGCGCCTGGCCGGCCTGCCCAACCCCAAAAGCTGCAACTAAAGCGCGTCACACCCCCGGGACGAGCCGCCATGATCTACCTGGACAACGCCGCCACCTCATTCCCCAAGCCGGGCGATATCTTCCGCGCGGCCCTGGAGGCCTTTCTGGAGACCGGGGCCTCGCCCGGGCGCGGCGGCTACGACGCGGCGGTGTCGGCCGAGCACGAGGTTCTGGCCGTGCGGCGCAAGGTGGCCGCCCTGTTCGGCGCGCCGGATTTCGTCACCTGCTTCGCCTACAACGCCACCGACGCGCTCAACACCCTGTTGCAGGGCCTGGTGCGCCCCGGCGACCACGTGGTGAGCACCCGCCTGGAGCACAACTCGGTGCTCCGGCCCTTGCACCATCTGCGCGAGGCGGGGATCATTAGCTTCGACCTGGCCCCCTTCAATAGCCAGGGCGTGGTGGAGCCCGAGGCGGTGGCCGCGCTCATCAAGCCCGACACCCGCCTGGTGATGCTCAACCACGCCTCCAACGTGCTGGGCACCCTGCAACCCGCGGCCGAGATCGGCGCGCTCTGCGCTCAGCGGGGCATCCCGCTTCTGCTGGACGTGTCCCAGAGCGCGGGCAACGCGCCCATCGACATGCGCGCCTGGAACGTGAGCGCCCTGGCCTTCACCGGCCACAAGTCCCTGTTGGGCCCGCCGGGCATCGGCGGCCTGGTCCTGGACCCGTCCCTGGACGTGCGCCCCTCCCGCTGGGGGGGCACCGGGGTCAACTCCGAGAGCGTGCTGCACAGCCGCGACTACCCCGAGCGCCTGGAGGCGGGCACCATCAACCTGCTGGGCGTGATGACCCTGGGCCGCTGCCTGGAGCTGCAATCCGGCCCAGAGGCCGAGGCGGCCCGGCAACGCGAAGCCGATCTGCACGCCCGCCTGGTGCAAGGGCTGAGCGCCCTGGAGGGCCTCACGCTGCACTGCCCGGGCTTCGGCCCGGAGCGCATCCCGGTGGTCAGCTTCAACCTGGACGGCTGGGCCCCCCACGACGTGGGCGTGGTGCTGGACGGCGACTACGAGATCGCGGTGCGCACCGGCCTGCACTGCGCGCCCCTGCTGCACCAAGACCTGGGCAACGGCGCGGCCGGTTCGGTGCGGGTCAGCCTGGGCCGCTACAATTCCGACCAGGATGTAGAGGCGCTGCTGAGCGCCCTGGCCGAGATGCTGGCCTCGGCCTAGCCGCCCCCTCCCCTCTCTCCCCAAAACCCCAGTGTTCATCGGCCCCGCCGGGCGGCCTCCGCCCCGGCCCAGTCCCCGTGGGCCGCGCCCGGGGTGCATCCTTTCGCATTTACAATATTGTATAACGCCAAACATTTAACTTAGGGATTAAACTAGGTTTATAAAAAATTGCTCTATACAACTAAATAAGTGTTGTAATGCTCCGGGCCACGAGCTATCTTGCCCAAAGACCCACTCAATCCGGAGAGAGGAAACCGGCGGCCCCCCCTGGGCGCGGCCGCCAGACAGGCGATAGCCATGGCCCGAGCAAAGCACTCTTCCCGGCGCGGCGAAGCCCCTCTGCCCGCCTACTACAAGCTTCAGATGGAGCTGTTGGCAGGCATTGAGGATGGCCGCTGGGCCCCGGGCGAGGCCATCCCGCCGGAGCGCAAGATCGCCGAGAGCTTTGGCGTCAGCCTGGGCACGGTGAACCGGGCCCTGGCCAACCTGGTCAACGACGGCTACCTCAAGCGCATCCAGGGCAAGGGCACCTTCGTGGCCGGCACCACCATCCCCCTGGAGAGCGTGCGCTACACCCGCCTCCGCCGCGACTTCAACGAGCCCGACCCCCGTTTCAAGATTCAGCTGCTGGGCCTTCGGGAAGTCCCGGCCTTCGAGCCGGCCAAGCGCCTGCTCAAAATGCGCGGCGCGGGCAAGCTATGGGAAGTGGAGCGGCTGTTCATCAGCCGCAAGGGCCCGCTGATGTACTACCTGTCCTACCTGCCCCAGCGCCTGTTCAAGGACCTGGACCAGGTCATCGGCCCGCTCATGGAAAAAATGACCCTCTACGAGGGCATCGAGAAAAAGTACGGATTGCCCACCATCTTCAACCAGGAGCTGATCAGCGCGGTGCCCGCCGAAAAGAAGGTGGCCGAGATATTCGGGGCCAAGGTGGGCGCGCCGGTGTTGAAGATCGAGATGCTTTCTTTCACCTACAAGGAAAAACCCTACGAATACCGCATCAGCTACTGCGTCACCGGTGAACAAAAAATGTTCCGGGAGATGTAGCGGCGTGGCTTGGGAGAAGAAATGGCTTACGACTATCCAGTAATCAACGCCGACGTTGTCGTGGTGGGAGGCGGCAGCGCGGGGGTGATGGCCGGCATCCGGGCCAAGGAAGTGGCTCCGGATCAGGAGGTGATCGTCCTGGAAAAGGGCGACGCCAAGTACTCCGGCTGCATCGCCCGGGGCATGGACGCGCTCAACATCGTGGCCGTGCCCGGCGTGTCCTCGCCGGAGCTATACGTGGAGTCCAACCGGCTGGCCTGCGAGGGCATCATGGACGAGCCGGTGAACTACCGCATGGCCGAGCGCTCCTGGCCCCTGATGAAAAAGCTCATCGACTGGGGCGTCTGCTTCCCCACCGATGACAAGGGCGACTACGAGATCCTCCAGGTGCACCCCAAGGGCCGCTTCTGCGTGACCATGAAGGAGCCCGAGCTCAAGTCCATCCTGCACCAGCGCCTGGTGGCGGGCGGAGCCAAGGTGTTCAACCGCACCATGGCCGCCGAGATATTGGTGGAGGAGGGCCGGGTGGCCGGGGTCATCGCGGTCAACGTGCGCACCGGCGAGGTGATGGTCATCCGCGCGCCCAGCGTGATCCTCTCCGCCGGGGGCACCGCCCGCTTCGGCCTGCCGGCCAACGGCAACCTCTACGGGGTGTACGACTTCCCGGGCAACACCGGCGACGGCTACTGCCTGGCCTATCGGGCCGGGGCCGAGCTTAGCGGCCTGGAGTACACCCTGTACTACTACATCACCAAGGACATCAACGCGCCGCTGCTCTACATCACCCTGACCCGCGGGGCGCATCTGCTCAACGCCTTTGACCAGCGCCGCGACAAGGAGCACCCCTCCATCAAGAGCATGTGCATGGAGGACTTCTTCGATCGCTCCGGGCCCCTGCGCATCCGCATGGACCACCTGCCCGAGGACAAGATCAAAGAGATCGAGGAGATTCTGTTCACCACCGAACGCCCGGCCTGCGAGCGCTTCCACGCCGGGCGCGACAACGACTTCCGCACCGGCGAGATCGAGCTCTGGCCCACCGAGGTATACCTCTGCGGCGGCCACGGCATGACCGGGGTGCGCATCAACGAAAAGGGCGAGTCCAGC
It encodes the following:
- a CDS encoding GntR family transcriptional regulator, which produces MARAKHSSRRGEAPLPAYYKLQMELLAGIEDGRWAPGEAIPPERKIAESFGVSLGTVNRALANLVNDGYLKRIQGKGTFVAGTTIPLESVRYTRLRRDFNEPDPRFKIQLLGLREVPAFEPAKRLLKMRGAGKLWEVERLFISRKGPLMYYLSYLPQRLFKDLDQVIGPLMEKMTLYEGIEKKYGLPTIFNQELISAVPAEKKVAEIFGAKVGAPVLKIEMLSFTYKEKPYEYRISYCVTGEQKMFREM
- a CDS encoding aminotransferase class V-fold PLP-dependent enzyme; this encodes MIYLDNAATSFPKPGDIFRAALEAFLETGASPGRGGYDAAVSAEHEVLAVRRKVAALFGAPDFVTCFAYNATDALNTLLQGLVRPGDHVVSTRLEHNSVLRPLHHLREAGIISFDLAPFNSQGVVEPEAVAALIKPDTRLVMLNHASNVLGTLQPAAEIGALCAQRGIPLLLDVSQSAGNAPIDMRAWNVSALAFTGHKSLLGPPGIGGLVLDPSLDVRPSRWGGTGVNSESVLHSRDYPERLEAGTINLLGVMTLGRCLELQSGPEAEAARQREADLHARLVQGLSALEGLTLHCPGFGPERIPVVSFNLDGWAPHDVGVVLDGDYEIAVRTGLHCAPLLHQDLGNGAAGSVRVSLGRYNSDQDVEALLSALAEMLASA
- a CDS encoding TusE/DsrC/DsvC family sulfur relay protein is translated as MSDATGAGGDAASSTRHLRTVAGREIAFDGEGFFWDFDEWSEEAARELAAESGLAELDDEHWKVLRFFRDYFAYHGRAPLNRDIKKGTGFSLLELQGMFPGGLKEGARRLAGLPNPKSCN
- a CDS encoding FAD-binding protein — translated: MAYDYPVINADVVVVGGGSAGVMAGIRAKEVAPDQEVIVLEKGDAKYSGCIARGMDALNIVAVPGVSSPELYVESNRLACEGIMDEPVNYRMAERSWPLMKKLIDWGVCFPTDDKGDYEILQVHPKGRFCVTMKEPELKSILHQRLVAGGAKVFNRTMAAEILVEEGRVAGVIAVNVRTGEVMVIRAPSVILSAGGTARFGLPANGNLYGVYDFPGNTGDGYCLAYRAGAELSGLEYTLYYYITKDINAPLLYITLTRGAHLLNAFDQRRDKEHPSIKSMCMEDFFDRSGPLRIRMDHLPEDKIKEIEEILFTTERPACERFHAGRDNDFRTGEIELWPTEVYLCGGHGMTGVRINEKGESSLPGLYAAGDTSLCARGHLSGAFVYGEICAESGSEFAREKGLAPFDPAKVDAFLARREARLSQGKNPIAVEEFEFKVRRIITDYLTPPKNEYKLKRVLWWMERFRQELDEMVYVKDMHDLFKTYEVANIIQCATLCATASLERTESRWLPWHYRTDFPDKNDAQWLKHIVLSQGEGPGEVNIQHKDIIKMADRG